TAGGCAAGCAGTTGGACAAACCGGTTTTTTCCGTTATTTTACAGTAGCTTTTTGAAAGGCTTCAGACTATGGAAGTTGCGCTCATAGGAATTTGCTTTATCCTGTACCTGACCATCCGGTATTTTGTCATTGATCACGATACCCAGGCAGACAAAGACCGAATTCGTTTTGCCCAGGGCATTCGGCTCGTCGACCTTCATCAGTACGACGATGCCTTCAGCTATTTCGACGAAGCCGTCAAAGCGCACCCCAAATCCGCCATTGCCTTTGCCTACCGCGCCAAGTGCCATCTGCGCAACCAGAACGCGTATTCAGCCCTGTTTGATCTCACCAGCGCCTTGAGCCTGGACAATACCATTGCCGACGCGTATCTGGATAAGGGAATCGCGCTTTTCCAGCTTAATCTGTACGGCGAAGCGTTTAAGGAGTTCGACAAAGCCGTGTGGTACTTCCGGGGGCAGCAGCCCGACGCCATGCGCTGGCGGGCGCTCTCGCGCATGAAGCTCGAACAGTACAGCCAGGCTCAGAAAGACCTGATTCGCGCCATTGAACTGGGCGACGAAAACTCGGCCTACCTGCTGAAGCAACCCCCGTTTTCCGACGTCATTTACTCTTAATTGCCTTCGATTATTTCATGCGGGCCAACTGGGCGGTATTGCGCCGGGTGTCTAGCTTGGCGGTTTTTGCCAGATCCATCGACTTCTGGGCCGCTTTTAAGCCTTCCCCCATTTTCCCGCCCCGCCGGTACACTTCGGCCAGTTCGTAATATAAATCGGCCTGCTCAGCGGGTGTTTTTGCCTGCGGAATGGCTTTGTTGGCCCAACGGGCTACCGTCGGTGCATCGCTGGCGTCCGGGCTTTTCCGATTGAACAACCGGATAACATACAGGTATTCAGGGGTCGAAAATTGGCTCTGGGCGATGTGGTCGTCCATGCGGGAAGCGGCTTTGGCGGTTTGCCCCGAGCGGAAATACGCGTTAACTTCCGGCAGCAGCGTGCGGTTGCTGGCGACCCTTCCTTCGATGCCGATCTGCTGAAGCTGGTTGCGAATGGTGATGATTTTGGCAGCCGGATACTGATTGCCCCGGCTGCTGTACAGGGAAGACATCAGAATGTTTTCCGCCACTTGCTTGACCTGCTCGGCGCCGTGGGCTTTCACGTACGGATCCAGATGACTGATCAGGTGCTGAAACATCGGGTTGTCGACATCCAGAATCAGCCGTTGCAGCACGAGCCAGTTGGTGGGGCTGTTGTAGGTGCTGGCGTTTTGCCGGGATGCGTAGTCGTTCATCACCCGCATGTTGGTCACCGTATCGCGCGTCACCCGGGCCAGCATGGCGTAGTCAATCAGAAAATTATCGGACCGTTCCCCCGCTTCGTAGCGTTTCCGCATGGCCGACGACCGCATGG
This Larkinella insperata DNA region includes the following protein-coding sequences:
- a CDS encoding tetratricopeptide repeat protein; this encodes MEVALIGICFILYLTIRYFVIDHDTQADKDRIRFAQGIRLVDLHQYDDAFSYFDEAVKAHPKSAIAFAYRAKCHLRNQNAYSALFDLTSALSLDNTIADAYLDKGIALFQLNLYGEAFKEFDKAVWYFRGQQPDAMRWRALSRMKLEQYSQAQKDLIRAIELGDENSAYLLKQPPFSDVIYS
- a CDS encoding thioredoxin family protein, producing the protein MKLIHCFLIVVWLTIGAAGAQGVQFRSGTLSSVFDAARKTKKPVFVEVYSATCHVCQSFIPTFADARVGKYYNSRFVNTKIDISTKEATAFLEKNHLFVPSLPLFLYFDGQGNMMHMAMSNNTADEVIRHGMTALNPTMRSSAMRKRYEAGERSDNFLIDYAMLARVTRDTVTNMRVMNDYASRQNASTYNSPTNWLVLQRLILDVDNPMFQHLISHLDPYVKAHGAEQVKQVAENILMSSLYSSRGNQYPAAKIITIRNQLQQIGIEGRVASNRTLLPEVNAYFRSGQTAKAASRMDDHIAQSQFSTPEYLYVIRLFNRKSPDASDAPTVARWANKAIPQAKTPAEQADLYYELAEVYRRGGKMGEGLKAAQKSMDLAKTAKLDTRRNTAQLARMK